A genome region from Cryptosporidium parvum Iowa II chromosome 8, whole genome shotgun sequence includes the following:
- a CDS encoding SANT domain containing protein: MEESYTKDKESIANELLHYINSLIEPLADESVDISKVNLDNVQNELNFGGRKSISKIEKSNGSKQAWVVGVDAIDDLRDIIKLLKREIEGGADSERYAVTMLCEWNVVNTKLIPLWNISIDNIEIQSLIIQVLFWLTIPPDESWRSFRSKTMKCRAYLKNMQKVKFSLCSISFWREIVTLYKKLKEVIQSHGFLKEDHEDLRNREEQIAFLKEQDKEQEEETTKEVHENESRDFAEENEEVDENNRNKMKRLERLEIIRNLRDEIIMINERAEKRCKQFKSRIGMIKGLLIQTLKIQDQVVTESLANFGVRSVHLLLVSKLVQSGILEIVQDDSESLLNDQRNFCSIDGSDAAAPWRILEYIYGLVCNIQPIDFVNELFGTKKKLTENEILKNSLLEKMKMIKKSSSSGFTSNSLMNRHSRFNPELARRRIKENNGGTTGQVVNSKRVSSQRVSKYRHDFDVDEIFEYIDIFIGAMQSAGGNIHCLEMYGYPTIEGTIASIDGVQSQCYDEIVQTLGEFLENFFKSKLPILIEKIFLMLRNGSEKHTLWDISRLISLMTWVLAYKRTVFFEVTKSEKDKQVIKEELTRLLMETKYLLDTKENMAIDFIYSTIKLHAREKLLKNKSHKVARIAIRCLNEQLKIIHLVSNSEEEAIRDLGVSLIAFIIRLDVMNCLSWILKHYTKTSHHPELFLYSIEVSNRLIKLFSKLGGETLVNTRRRRRDKPTNMKDFNDEDYDQDEELSGFSEIYYNEKTKLMSLDEMMGDYCDGRIVSNLMLIVNNYSTNHSNINWHTARLARKIITTRPPGEVSKVGEDGREEPFMQLFCGLFFQLSYFITFAQILSDKSFLNHSKTDKGAQDIILLSRHVIHQFWEVAKVNQFVFMELLFSKNSARGLGLADPERLKSIFTDYEEGIDAAIVNRMETTGNDDVFEARSFVKNKINKEKQSASNWTKEDDEELLSLYAQYEENPKCISIIASLLSDIKTERSVKKRLRDLGKISNEEDEEDQEEEKNMSQTKINSDLIFGIIGFHNISLEEINEDEYSFDSNIILKELLELLEESLTTKEIFSDGQIDEIPIEIPSSLPITLLDDKNYKLIMSSLGLKDPRKDQSLWMIPKELTIEEYKKNIDLFREYIEKDIFELEEIAYNNNDNHTYNSSNSNSGVENLKYSIKNLKNTIQDFIEDSELSGEISNIIDHEIPIENGLLHLISSELKVIIGKNNNVDNWERTELDDLCFCLSQERLNILGIRKEFDKIYESLTMSKLLHFLGFKKTRISNDVDFLVHLDRGIRKKDSNIFEGGEENNKTSLFDDDLEDDLLGNDNMNDSSIKGWILDFEKIKLNEFKERSKIFQELVIGMTDIKLNIGKDLSRNNTFSKETISRICLGIYNFRRNTKDLKILHQIVTVLDKYLFKQGDQGNSDYLVDIYDNNDLISIDEYTIQIMESLNCQKDENNNWSIKSFIESYTYERIKELRDLLLKLIDLEIVELKRFTEKVTGKKLKVNKENIRSMNQSNKKRKAKTFIEKNELEEEEDDDDDNDDVDNDDDVKGKLVSEKIMDGIEDGIEDDIIDDITDKIDDSINAYIIDESDDKWKKNWENLEKRMLSVEDECSLSELDEDIGKIDQIPDNLFGEDD; this comes from the coding sequence atggaagaaTCGTATACTAAGGACAAAGAGTCTATAGCAAATGAGTTGCTTCACTacattaattctttaattgagCCTTTAGCTGACGAATCAGTTGATATTTCTAAAGTCAATCTAGACAACGTTCAAAATGAATTGAATTTTGGGGGAAGGAAAAGTATATccaaaattgaaaaaagcAATGGGTCAAAACAGGCATGGGTGGTTGGCGTTGACGCTATTGATGATTTGAGAGATATAATTAAGCTCCTAAAAAGAGAGATTGAAGGAGGAGCAGATTCTGAAAGATATGCTGTAACAATGTTGTGCGAATGGAATGTTGTGAATACTAAATTGATTCCACTCTGGAATATATCAATAGATAATATAGAAATACAAAGTTTGATCATTCAAGTACTATTTTGGTTGACAATTCCTCCAGATGAAAGCTGGAGATCTTTTCGTTCAAAGACAATGAAATGCAGAgcatatttgaaaaatatgcAAAAAGTAAAGTTTTCATTATGCTCAATTTCGTTTTGGCGAGAAATTGTAACACTATATAAGAAGCTTAAGGAAGTCATTCAAAGTCATGGCTTTTTGAAGGAAGATCATGAAGATCTTAGGAATAGGGAAGAACAAATAGCCTTTTTGAAGGAACAAGATAAAGAGCAGGAAGAAGAGACAACCAAAGAAGTTcatgaaaatgaatcaaGAGATTTTGCTGAGGAAAATGAAGAagttgatgaaaataatagaaataaaatgaagAGATTGGAAAGGCTTGAGATCATCCGTAATTTAAgagatgaaattattatgattaATGAAAGAGCTGAAAAGAGATGCAAACAATTTAAAAGTAGAATTGGAATGATTAAAGGATTGTTAATACAAACTTTAAAGATTCAAGATCAAGTAGTTACAGAGTCTTTAGCTAATTTCGGAGTAAGATCGGTACATTTGCTCTTAGTTAGTAAGTTAGTTCAAAGTGGAATACTTGAAATTGTTCAAGATGACAGTGAAAGTTTATTGAATGATCAAAGGAACTTTTGTAGTATTGATGGCTCTGATGCTGCAGCTCCGTGGAGAATAttagaatatatatatggCCTAGTATGTAATATTCAGCCAATTGATTTTGTTAATGAACTTTTTGGGactaagaaaaaattaacagaaaatgaaatattaaaaaattctttgcttgagaagatgaaaatgattaaaaaaagtagCTCAAGTGGCTTTACTTCTAACTCATTAATGAATAGACATTCTAGATTCAATCCAGAATTGGCCAGAAGAAggattaaagaaaataatggtGGGACCACTGGCCAGGTTGTTAATTCTAAGCGTGTTTCTTCACAAAGAGTGAGTAAATATAGGCATGATTTTGATGttgatgaaatatttgaatatatagaTATATTTATTGGAGCAATGCAATCAGCTGGAGGAAATATTCATTGTCTTGAGATGTATGGTTATCCTACAATAGAAGGAACTATAGCAAGCATTGATGGAGTTCAATCACAATGTTATGATGAAATAGTACAGACATTGGGAGAATTCTTGGagaattttttcaaatctaAGCTTCCAATTTTAATTGAgaagatatttttaatgCTTAGAAATGGAAGTGAAAAACATACATTATGGGATATTTCTAGGTTAATCAGTTTAATGACATGGGTACTTGCATATAAAAGAACTGTATTCTTTGAAGTTACAAAAAGTGAAAAAGATAAACAAGTCATTAAAGAAGAGTTAACTAGATTATTAATGGAGACAAAATATCTTTTAGATactaaagaaaatatggCAATCGATTTTATTTACTCAACAATAAAACTCCATGCTAGAGAGaagttattaaagaataaatcTCATAAAGTTGCTAGAATCGCAATACGTTGTTTGAATGAGcaattaaagataatacATCTAGTATCAAATTCTGAAGAAGAAGCAATCAGAGATTTGGGAGTATCTTTGATagcttttattattaggtTAGATGTAATGAATTGCTTATCTTGGATATTGAAGCATTATACAAAGACTTCTCATCATCCAGAGTTATTCTTATATTCAATTGAAGTATCAAATCGTTTGATTAAGCTATTTAGTAAGCTTGGTGGAGAAACTTTAGTAAATACTcgaagaagaagaagggACAAACCAACTAATATGAAAGATTTTAATGACGAGGATTATGATCAAGATGAAGAGCTTTCAGGATTTAGTGAAATCtattataatgaaaaaactAAGTTAATGAGTTTAGATGAAATGATGGGTGATTATTGTGATGGAAGAATTGTTTCGAATTTAATGCttattgtaaataattattcaacaaatcattcaaatattaattggCATACTGCAAGACTTGCAAggaaaattattacaacTCGTCCTCCAGGAGAAGTATCTAAAGTGGGAGAAGATGGTCGTGAAGAACCCTTTATGCAATTATTTTGTGGCTTGTTCTTTCAATTGTCATATTTTATAACTTTTGCACAAATATTAAGTGATAAGAGTTTTCTTAATCATTCAAAAACTGACAAAGGAGCACAGGATATTATACTATTATCAAGACATGTAATACACCAATTTTGGGAAGTAGCCAAGGTGAATCAGTTTGTTTTTATGGaattattgttttcaaaaaattctGCAAGAGGACTTGGTTTAGCAGATCCAGAGAGACTTAAATCCATTTTTACTGATTATGAGGAAGGGATAGATGCAGCAATTGTTAATAGAATGGAGACTACAGGAAATGATGATGTATTTGAAGCAAGAAGTTTTGTTAAGAATAAGATTAACAAGGAAAAGCAATCAGCATCAAATTGGACAAAGGAGGATGATGAAGAATTGCTTTCACTATATGCTCAGTACGAGGAAAATCCTAAAtgtatttcaattattgCAAGTTTATTATCTGATATAAAGACTGAAAGGTCTGTAAAGAAGAGGTTGAGAGATTTGGGTAAGATATctaatgaagaagatgaagaagacCAAGAAGAAGAGAAGAATATGAgtcaaacaaaaattaattctgatttgatatttggaattattggatttcataatatttccttagaagaaattaatgaagatgaatatagttttgattcaaatattatattaaaggAATTACTTGAGCTTTTAGAGGAATCTCTTACTACAAAGGAAATTTTTAGTGATGGTcaaattgatgaaattcCCATTGAGATTCCCTCAAGCTTACCAATTACATTATTGGatgataaaaattataagtTGATTATGTCATCTTTGGGATTAAAGGATCCAAGAAAAGATCAAAGTTTATGGATGATTCCAAAAGAATTAACTATAGAAGAAtacaaaaagaatattgatTTGTTTAGAGAATATATAGAAAAggatatatttgaattagagGAAATAgcttataataataatgataatcaCACATATAATTCAAGCAATTCTAACTCTGGAGTTGAGAATTTAAAGTATTCaattaagaatttgaagaatacAATACAAGATTTTATAGAGGATTCTGAGTTATCAGGTgaaatttctaatataatTGATCATGAAATTCCTATAGAAAATGGACTATTACATTTGATTTCAAGTGAACtaaaagtaattattggaaaaaataataatgttgaTAATTGGGAAAGAACTGAGTTGGATGATTTATGTTTTTGTTTATCTCAAGAAagattgaatattttggGGATAAGAAAGGAGTTTGATAAGATCTATGAATCATTGACTATGTCAAAGTTATTACATTTTCTTGGTTTTAAAAAGACAAGGATTTCTAATGATGTTGACTTTTTAGTTCATTTAGATAGAGgaataagaaagaaagattctaatatatttgaaggaggtgaagaaaataataagacTAGCttatttgatgatgatttGGAAGATGATTTATTAGGAAATGATAATATGAATGATTCTTCAATAAAGGGTTGGATTCTTGACTTTGAGAAGATTAAACTTAATGAGTTTAAAGAGAGAAGTAAGATATTCCAAGAATTAGTGATTGGAATGACTGATATAAAGTTAAACATAGGAAAAGATTTGAGTAGGAATAATACTTTTTCAAAAGAGACCATTTCTAGAATTTGTTTGGGGATTTATAATTTCAGAAGAAATACTAAGgatttgaagattttacATCAGATTGTAACTGTTTTGGATAAGTATTTGTTTAAACAAGGAGATCAAGGTAATAGTGACTATTTGGTAGATATttatgataataatgatttaattagTATTGATGAGTATactattcaaataatggaatCTTTGAATTGTCAAAAAGACGAAAACAATAATTGGTCTATTAAAAGCTTTATTGAATCTTACACTTACGAAAGAATCAAAGAATTAAGAGATTTATTACTTAAACTTATTGATCTGGAAAttgttgaattaaaaagattCACAGAGAAAGTCACAGGAAAGAAACTTAAAGTTAATAAGGAAAATATTAGATCAATGAACCAAAGcaataaaaaaaggaaaGCCAAGACCTTTATAGAAAAGAATGAGTTagaggaagaagaggatgatgatgatgataatgatgatgttgataatgatgatgatgtGAAAGGTAAATTGGTCTCTGAAAAAATTATGGATGGAATTGAAGATGGAATTGAAGATGATATTATAGATGACATCACAGATAAAATTGATGATAGTATTAACGCGTATATTATTGATGAGAGTGATGATAAATGGAAGAAAAACTGGGAAAACCTTGAGAAAAGAATGCTTAGTGTGGAAGATGAATGTTCATTAAGTGAATTAGATGAAGATATTGGTAAGATTGATCAAATACCagataatttatttggagAGGATGATTAA
- a CDS encoding WD-repeat protein, protein MKSNKSISLVDYSSSSQSEDDEKYISKRHNKSNKDISDESNSQNLKDSRINESIEQSLSRGKLKTRSKDESDNDNNINNNNNDDEEDGINSLANIINLRKQMESVIKNTMIEYPVAQYVQFRKSEDDSNQNIDENNKIKPVTSISVSNKGNRMICGVINGEIEIYDFNNLYENDMNPNKVICPLENHSIKKVEFNENGNLFLAACGDSICRIFQSNGEFITGTVQGDPYVKSVKSNPGHTHMIVSCKWDPINYNRFFTCSIDNTIRLFDLNSDPFGVDGYIPSTFVMKCLDKRNLNISSIQTNSLCISSLGEMVAASCTDGSIQIFSRSGNLYSETPSIIIRDAHHFDKNANINSISDITFVKYNQDQDHYLASRGVIDKSIKIWDIRKANNPLKTIKNLPSDGNEHSKLILSKCGTSIVTSSTLIKDMTSNNSKNRNISNRTKSSLVSFQINSLIGSAENKNHKQLININNQLITTFEWSHEINQIFVALNNSSIIAYYDDNLEINPSNNGVLSAFGKKRKHQFQGFSNASLETYNIEELPDGFMETKSGEIKFVGSSSKKKSKLYAPKHPNLS, encoded by the coding sequence atGAAATCTAATAAAAGCATTTCCCTTGTAGACTATTCATCATCAAGTCAGAGcgaagatgatgaaaaatatatttcaaaacgacataataaatcaaataaagatatttcAGATGAATCAAATTCACAAAATCTTAAAGATTCTAGAATTAATGAAAGTATTGAGCAAAGTTTAAGCCGTGGAAAACTTAAAACAAGATCCAAAGATGAATctgataatgataataatattaataataataataatgacgATGAAGAAGATGGAATCAATAGTTTAgccaatattattaacttgCGGAAACAAATGGAAAGTGTGATAAAAAATACAATGATTGAATACCCAGTAGCTCAATATGTTCAGTTCAGAAAATCTGAAGATGattcaaatcaaaatatagatgaaaataataaaataaaaccTGTAACATCCATTTCTGTATCTAATAAAGGTAATCGAATGATTTGTGGAGTGATTAATggagaaattgaaatatatgatttcaataatttatatgaaaatgatatgaatccaaataaagtaatttgTCCATTAGAAAATCATTCCATAAAAAAAgttgaatttaatgaaaatggaaATCTTTTTCTTGCAGCCTGTGGTGATTCTATTTGTagaatatttcaaagtAATGGCGAATTTATTACCGGTACCGTACAAGGCGATCCATATGTTAAGTCTGTTAAATCAAATCCTGGTCATACACATATGATTGTTAGTTGTAAATGGGATCCTATAAACTATAATCGTTTCTTTACTTGCTCAATTGATAATACTATTCGTCTTTTTGATCTAAATAGTGATCCATTTGGAGTTGATGGATATATTCCTAGTACATTTGTAATGAAATGTTTAGATAAAAGAAACCTAAACATTTCTTCTATTCAAACCAATTCTTTATGTATTTCTTCATTAGGCGAAATGGTTGCTGCTTCTTGTACTGATGGATccattcaaatattctcaAGAAGTGgtaatttatattcagaAACTCcttccattattattagagaTGCACATCATTTTGACAAAAatgcaaatattaatagtatttCTGATATCACTTTTGTTAAATACAATCAAGATCAAGATCATTATTTAGCAAGTAGAGGAGTTATTGATAAATCTATCAAAATCTGGGATATCAGAAAAGCCAATAATCCTCTTAAAACCATTAAAAATCTTCCAAGTGATGGAAATGAACACTCAAAACTGATTCTCTCTAAATGTGGAACAAGTATCGTAACATCTTCaacattaattaaagatatgACTTCAAATAACTccaaaaatagaaatattagtAATCGTACTAAAAGTTCTTTAGTttcatttcaaataaattcattaattggTTCAgctgaaaataaaaaccATAAACaacttattaatataaataaccAGTTAATTACCACATTTGAATGGTCTCAcgaaattaatcaaatatttgttgCTCTCAATAACTCAAGTATTATTGCTTATTATGATGAtaatcttgaaattaatcCAAGTAATAATGGAGTTCTTTCTGCTTTtggaaagaaaagaaaacaCCAATTTCAAGGATTCTCCAATGCTTCTCTTGAAACTTACAATATTGAGGAGCTTCCAGATGGTTTTATGGAAACAAAAAGTGGAGAAATCAAATTTGTTGGATCAAGCTCAAAGAAGAAATCTAAATTATATGCTCCAAAACACCCCAACTTGTCATAA